One Nicotiana sylvestris chromosome 12, ASM39365v2, whole genome shotgun sequence genomic window carries:
- the LOC104232498 gene encoding uncharacterized protein: MATKYIIGSVLGSFAIAYVCDVAIADKKLFGGTTPHTVANNEWWKETDKKFQAWPRTAGPPVVMNPISRQNYIVKS; the protein is encoded by the exons ATGGCAACAAAGTACATCATTGGTTCAGTTTTGGGATCATTTGCAATTGCATATGTTTGCGACGTTGCTATTGCAGACAAGAAGCTGTTTGGAG GTACTACTCCACATACTGTTGCAAACAACGAATGGTGGAAAGAGACGGACAAAAAATTCCAGGCATGGCCTCGCACTGCTGGTCCCCCAGTGGTTATGAATCCCATCAGCCGCCAAAATTACATTGTCAAGTCTTGA
- the LOC104218614 gene encoding uncharacterized protein: MAGQVYKDKATLKEMMENYAIAQRFQFRVDRSNAVSYALLCISEDCEWRFKASSINKSELFKVREFNDNHTCPLKDKVYEQRQASSSLIGGMIRPKLTNHKRKYTPRDIIDDVKSDLGVDVNYMLAWRAKEKAMNFLRGEPADSYKKLPGYLYTMDMTYPGSHIRMVKSPKNKFMYVYISLYAFIRGFDHCRPIVVVDESHLKSYYTGTFVSASTLDGAGHILPLAYGVIDSENDVAWTWFFEQFKIAYSERENMCIVSDRNESIIKSVSRVYPDVPHFACIWHLWNNVYKKFKKSHAKLSEIYFSMAKAYTQAEFDNLMEKVDIRVKEYLELAGYKKWTRLYAPVNRGWTMTSNIAKSINAALVSARELPIYDFLEEVRKMFGRWNCSNRKEATQTYTTLEKKYQKMLTLNEEMSTRMTVVPSIEYLHTKNDGGRNYTVCLLERKCVCGRFQVDELPCPHAWAVLKSKFLMPEEYCSNYYKPNTIVMTYDLPVYPLPDRNDWNIPEHVAEEVVLPPKWKRPPGRPKKKRDKTLSELLQPKNQHSCSICGQGGHNKRTCRNAPRNK; encoded by the exons ATGGCTGGACAAGTTTATAAGGATAAGGCTACATTGAAAGAGATGATGGAGAATTATGCTATAGCTCAAAGGTTTCAATTCCGTGTTGATAGGTCTAATGCTGTCAG CTATGCATTATTATGCATTTCAGAAGATTGTGAATGGAGGTTTAAGGCTTCAAGTATTAACAAATCAGAACTATTCAAAGTGAGAGAATTCAATGATAACCATACATGTCCGCTGAAGGACAAGGTGTATGAGCAGCGGCAGGCTAGTAGCAGCCTTATAGGTGGTATGATAAGGCCTAAGCTTACAAACCATAAGAGGAAATACACTCCAAGggatattattgatgatgtgaaatCAGATTTAGGTGTAGACGTTAACTACATGTTGGCGTGGAGGgctaaagaaaaggcaatgaattTTCTGAGAGGTGAACCGGCTGATTCATACAAAAAATTACCAGGATACTTATATACAATGGATATGACATATCCAGGTTcccacataagaatggtaaaatctCCAAAAAATAAATTCATGTACGTGTATATATCCTTGTATGCCTTTATAAGGGGGTTTGATCATTGTAGACCCATTGTTGTTGTGGATGAAAGTCACCTAAAATCTTACTACACCGGGACATTCGTTTCGGCAAGCACGTTGGATGGTGCAG GTCATATATTGCCACTAGCATATGGTGTTATTGATTCAGAGAACGATGTTGCTTGGAcgtggttctttgagcaattcaagatagCATACAGTGAAAGGGAAAACATGTGCATCGTTTCAGATAGAAATGAGAGTATCATTAAATCTGTATCGAGAGTGTATCCAGATGTACCGCATTTTGCTTGTATATGGCATCTATGGAACAACGTATATAAGAAATTCAAAAAGAGTCATGCCAAGTTGAGCGAGATATACTTCTCTATGGCAAAAGCATACACACAAGCTGAATTTGACAATCTGATGGAGAAGGTAGATATTAGGGTGAAAGAATACTTAGAGTTAGCTGGTTACAAAAAGTGGACTAGGTTGTATGCACCTGTTAACAGGGGATGGACAATGACGTCAAATATTGCTAAGTCAATCAATGCTGCACTAGTTTCAGCAAGGGAATTGCCAATATACGACTTCCTCGAAGAAGTTAGGAAGATGTTTGGACGTTGGAATTGTAGTAACCGCAAAGAAGCTACACAGACATACACGACGCTTGAAAAAAAATACCAGAAGATGCTGACTTTGAATGAGGAAATGTCTACACGTATGACT gtGGTACCATCAATTGAATACTTACATACGAAAAACGATGGTGGGAGGAATTACACAGTCTGCCTGTTAGAGAGAAAATGTGTTTGTGGGAGGTTCCAAGTTGATGAATTGCCATGCCCACATGCTTGGGCTGTATTGAAGAGCAAGTTTCTAATGCCAGAAGAATATTGCTCTAACTATTACAAACCAAATACAATTGTAATGACATATGATTTGCCAGTGTACCCGCTACCGGACAGAAATGACTGGAATATACCAGAACATGTTGCAGAGGAGGTTGTATTACCGCCCAAATGGAAAAGACCTCCTGGAAGGCCAAAGAAGAAGCGCGATAAAACATTAAGTGAATTGCTGCAGCCGAAAAATCAACATTCATGTAGCATATGTGGGCAGGGAGGACATAACAAGCGAACGTGTAGAAATGCTCCACGTAATAAATAG